A region of Diceros bicornis minor isolate mBicDic1 chromosome 31, mDicBic1.mat.cur, whole genome shotgun sequence DNA encodes the following proteins:
- the CTSD gene encoding cathepsin D, producing the protein MQVPSLLLLALGLLAAPAAALVRIPLHKFKSIRRTISEAGGPVEGLIAKGPMSKYSQGAPAVTGGPIPELLKNYMDAQYYGEIGIGTPPQCFTVVFDTGSSNLWVPSIHCKLLDIACWIHHKYNSDKSSTYVKNGTSFNIHYGSGSLSGYLSQDTVSVPCGAALSTLGGVRVERQTFGEAIKQPGITFIAAKFDGILGMAYPRISVNSVLPVFDNLMQQKLVEKNVFSFYLNRDPNAQPGGELMLGGIDSKYYKGSLSYHNVTRMAYWQIHMEQVDVGNSLTLCKGGCEAIVDTGTSLIVGPVEEVRELQKAIGAIPLIQGEYMIPCEKVSSLPEVTLKLEGRSYKLSSEDYTLKVSQAGRTICLSGFMGMDIPPPGGPLWILGDVFIGRYYAVFDREENRVGLAEATRL; encoded by the exons aTGCAGGTCCCCAGCCTGTTGCTGCTCGCCCTCGGCCTGCTGGCCGCGCCCGCCGCCGCGCTCGTCAG AATCCCACTGCACAAGTTCAAGTCCATCCGCCGGACCATTTCAGAGGCCGGAGGCCCCGTGGAAGGCCTGATCGCGAAGGGTCCCATGTCAAAATACTCGCAGGGGGCACCTGCTGTGACCGGCGGGCCCATTCCAGAGTTGCTCAAGAACTACATGGAC GCCCAGTACTATGGGGAAATCGGCATCGGGACGCCCCCACAGTGCTTCACGGTGGTCTTCGACACCGGCTCCTCCAACCTGTGGGTCCCCTCGATCCACTGCAAACTGCTGGACATCGCCTGCT GGATCCACCACAAGTACAATAGCGACAAGTCCAGCACCTACGTGAAGAACGGCACCTCCTTCAACATCCACTATGGCTCGGGCAGCCTCTCCGGGTACCTGAGCCAGGACACCGTGTCG GTGCCCTGTGGTGCGGCGTTGTCGACGCTGGGCGGCGTCAGGGTGGAGCGGCAGACGTTCGGGGAGGCCATCAAGCAGCCAGGCATCACCTTCATTGCAGCCAAGTTCGACGGCATCCTGGGCATGGCCTACCCCCGCATCTCCGTGAACAGCGTGCTGCCCGTCTTCGATAACCTGATGCAGCAGAAGCTGGTGGAGAAGAACGTCTTCTCCTTCTACCTGAACAG ggATCCAAACGCGCAACCGGGGGGTGAGCTGATGCTGGGCGGCATAGATTCCAAGTACTACAAGGGGTCCCTGTCCTATCATAACGTCACCCGCATGGCCTACTGGCAGATCCACATGGAGCA ggtgGACGTGGGCAATAGCCTGACGCTGTGCAAGGGGGGCTGCGAGGCCATCGTGGACACCGGCACCTCCCTCATAGTGGGCCCCGTGGAGGAGGTGCGCGAGCTACAGAAGGCCATCGGGGCCATCCCGCTGATCCAGGGCGAG TACATGATCCCCTGTGAGAAGGTGTCCAGCCTCCCCGAGGTCACCCTGAAGCTGGAAGGCAGAAGCTACAAGCTGTCCTCGGAGGACTACACGCTCAAG GTGTCGCAGGCCGGGAGGACCATCTGCCTGAGCGGGTTCATGGGCATGGACATCCCCCCGCCTGGCGGGCCGCTGTGGATCCTGGGCGACGTTTTCATCGGCCGCTACTACGCCGTGTTCGACCGTGAGGAGAACCGGGTGGGCCTGGCCGAGGCTACCAGGCTCTAG